The region CGCTTCGTGCCAGGAAGCCGTTTCTTCAACACTCTTCAGGCCAAGGGTTGGTTTGAGCACCTTGCCGACGGCACCCCGACCAACGGGCTGCCATACGACCGTGCCGGCAGCGACATCGACACGACCAATCCCGACGCAGCGAAGTGGTACTGGAACATCATCAAGGAAAACTACGTCACAAAAGGCTTCGATGCTTTCTGGGCCGATGAGACTGAGCCCGATCTACCGCCAAACGGTAGCTACTTCAAGATCGGTCCTGGCACCGAATACTTCAATGTCTATCCTCTGTTTCATACGGCCGCCTTTTATCAAGGCATGCGGCGGGATATGAAGGAGCGTGCATTGGTTCTGGCACGTGATAGCTATCTCGGCGCACAGCATAACGGCGCCATCTTCTGGAGTTCGGACATCTCGCCCACATGGGATGTGCTGAAGCGGCAGGTGCCTACTGGCATCAACTTCGTCGCTTCTGGCATGCCCTATTGGTCGACTGACATTGGGGGATGGCAAGCACTTCCGGCGACGCACAAGCCCGAGCATCCCCCATTGCTCGACCCAAGCGACGCTCGAGATGTAGTGGGCGGCTACGATGACTATCCCGAACTGTATACACGATGGTTCGAGTACGGTGCCTTTCAGCCCAACTTCCGCACACATGGCACACGCCCACACAACGAAGTTTGGAGTTATGGAAAAGAAGCGGAGCCTATTCTCGAGAAGTATCTTCGCCTGCGCTATCAACTTATGCCCTACATCTATTCACTGGGCTGGGCGGCGCATCAGAGCGGTGCACCATTTATGCGCGGACTTTTCATGGACTTTGGCAACGATCCCAACGCTGCCAATATTCGCGACGAGTATATGTTTGGCCCGGCGTTCCTGGTGGCACCCATGGTCGAACAGGGCATGACTACACGCAAGGTATATCTGCCGGCCGGCACAGACTGGTACAACTTCTGGACGAATCAACGTCTGCATGGCGGTCAGACCATCACGGCGCAGGCACCGATCGATACGATTCCACTGTTCGTGCGCGCCGGCTCGATCGTGCCTATAGGCACACCCATCGAGAGCACCAATCAGAAGCAAACCATCGAGAAGCTACGGGTCTACCCCGGCGCAGACGGCGACTTCACACTTTACCGCGACGACGGACGCACATACGCCTACGAACGGGGAGACTTTCAGATCACCGAGATCCACTGGAACGAGGCTGAGAAGAAACTGACGCACACCGGAGCATCTGCATGGACGGGATCCGAAGCATCGCTCGTGGAGATCGTGCACCCATGAACTCCCGCTTCCGCTGCGAGAAACGCGCCTCGCCAACACGCGCGGGATAGGCTTGCCTCTTCATCAGCGCAACTCCTTGGCCGACTAAGTACTACCCATCACCATCACGATCCACCTATTTGTTGTGAGGACCACATGACACAGACTTATCCATCGTTTTTCCACCGCAGCCGCATCTTTGCAGCTGTCATCATCATGGCGATCGTTGCCCTGGGGACCTCAGGTCGCCTCTGCGCTCAAACCACCGCGAGCATCTCCGGTACAGTGGAAGATACAACAGGTGCCGTTATTCCCGGTGCACAGGTCACCTTGACGAACACCAACACGGCGGAGGTCCGTACGCTGCAGACCAACGAGGTCGGATACTTTACCTTTGCGGGTATTGTTCCCGGAACCTACAAGGTGGACATCAGCGCGAAGGGATTCCGGCGCTTCGAAGCACCGAGCATCGCCGTCAATGGAGGTGATTTCCGCTCACTGCCAAACCTGAAGCTCGAAACAGGAGGTGCAAGTGAACAGGTGACTGTTTCCACCTACGCCGATGCACTTGCGCCGCAAGACTCCGGGGAACGATCTTCGCTGCTTACGACAAAGGACATCGAGCGCTTACCGCTGGTAAGCCGCAACGCTAGCGAACTGTTGAAGGTCCTGCCTGGCGTCACTACCACGGCGAACGGCGCCGGAAACGGTACAAGCTTCGACTTCACCGACACGGGCAGCACCGGTTCGACGGTCGGAGTCGGCCTCAACACGAACGGCGCGCCGTACCGCGGCGGCACGGCTTACCTGCTCGACGGCGCCAACATCATCGACCCTGGCTGCTCCTGCTGGTCGATCGCCACAGTCAATCCGGATATGACCCAGGAAGTCAAGGTTCAGAGCTCCAACTTTGGAGCTGACGCACCCCAGGGACCGGTCGTCATCAACGTGACCAGCCGTGCCGGTGGCGCTAACTATCATGGACAGGTCTACTACTACGTACGTAACTCTGCGCTGAACGCGAACACTTACCAGAATAACCAGAACCACCAGCCAAAGCCTTACGCGAGCTATAACTATCCCGGCATCAGCATTGGTGGCCCGATCCAGATTCCGCATACCAACATTGGTAAGAACCATCAACTGCTCTTTTGGGCTGGCTTCGAAGACTTCCGCCAAACTCTGCCTGCAGCGCAGCCCGTGACCTCGTTCGTTCCGAGCACGGCGATGCGTAGTGGCAACTTTAGCTTGACAGATCCAGAGAACGCCGCTTTATGCGCCCACAGTACGGGATCCAATGATTTCTGCAAACCCTTGACGGGAGGCTTTGCGCCGGACGGTACTCCGCTCTCTGGAACGCAGGTTCCCACGCAATACCTGGACTCCAATGCCCTCGCGTTGCTTAAGCTCTTCCCGATGGCCAACACGAATCCTTCCGGCAACGCGAGTGGCTACAACTACTACTTCCAGCCCACCAACGTTCACAACGGTTATGTCTACCGTGGCCGAGTCGACTATAACCCCAACAGCACGAACAAGGTGTTCGTCAGCTACCAGCATGGTGCGGACTCAGAGACTAACCCCGTTCACATCTATTACACCCCAGGGGATGCTGTGCTCTATCCGGGTGGACCACTGGTCAGCACACAGATCGCGAACGTTCTCGCCGGCAACTTTATTCACGTCTTCAACGCATCCACGACAAATGAGATCCGGGTTGCGCGCGGTTGGACCTCGAATCCGTATACGGCTCAGAATCTGGCCGCCATCCAGAAATCTGCTGTTGGTTACACGTACAACACGGTCTTCAACTCGGCATCCAATCTTGTCCCTTCGATTAGTGCTGCCGGTGATCGCACGCTGCCGGACATCTCCCAACCGGATTTGTTCGCGCAGGGTGGCAGCTTTCCTTCCGATAAGAGCTCGCTGACGATCTCCGATGAC is a window of Edaphobacter sp. 12200R-103 DNA encoding:
- a CDS encoding TIM-barrel domain-containing protein; this encodes MIEPYAPNIVRISLSLRHDDAVAAPGYGIVARSSMMGWKSSHTENADTLRSIDLQVSVASSPKAHGSGSHDGGEIGRFFSGSTPGVGIHIAKGDGTHLLDLQGWQMAVPNHKDGTAWLNNDRRPSDPPFFTVGATFSAAPDEHDYGLGQNQEGYLDRRGHVLRCAHDYNAPGGQSVCVPFMVTNQGYALLWDNPSRTTVSLGFNGQNTFQSEVGRRVSFFIITGKSYDDFYRGYRLLTGDTPMLPKSAYGFIQSKQRYSSQAELMEVAKGYRDRHLPIDDLVIDWFTYTKMGQMDMDPEAWPDPVGMLRDLHAMNYHVMISVWPRFVPGSRFFNTLQAKGWFEHLADGTPTNGLPYDRAGSDIDTTNPDAAKWYWNIIKENYVTKGFDAFWADETEPDLPPNGSYFKIGPGTEYFNVYPLFHTAAFYQGMRRDMKERALVLARDSYLGAQHNGAIFWSSDISPTWDVLKRQVPTGINFVASGMPYWSTDIGGWQALPATHKPEHPPLLDPSDARDVVGGYDDYPELYTRWFEYGAFQPNFRTHGTRPHNEVWSYGKEAEPILEKYLRLRYQLMPYIYSLGWAAHQSGAPFMRGLFMDFGNDPNAANIRDEYMFGPAFLVAPMVEQGMTTRKVYLPAGTDWYNFWTNQRLHGGQTITAQAPIDTIPLFVRAGSIVPIGTPIESTNQKQTIEKLRVYPGADGDFTLYRDDGRTYAYERGDFQITEIHWNEAEKKLTHTGASAWTGSEASLVEIVHP